In the Mauremys mutica isolate MM-2020 ecotype Southern chromosome 13, ASM2049712v1, whole genome shotgun sequence genome, one interval contains:
- the WFDC3 gene encoding WAP four-disulfide core domain protein 3, producing the protein MKSGAIFLFLGLLALWAQLPPASAQVRPGACPKPQGPGPCVELCEGDDSCPPGWKCCSNGCGHECMRPVTRPPVRPGACPKPQGPGLCWERCRGDDSCPPGQKCCSNGCGHECMRPVTRPRVRPGACPKPQGPGLCVERCQGDDSCPPGWKCCSNGCGHVCTRVI; encoded by the exons ATGAAGTCAGGGGCCATCTTCCTCTTCCTGGGGCTCCTGGCCCTCTGGGCCCAGCTGCCGCCTGCATCTGCTCAAG TGCGACCTggagcctgccccaagccccaagGCCCGGGGCCCTGTGTGGAGTTATGCGAGGGGGACGATTCTTGTCCTCCAGGATGGAAGTGCTGCAGCAATGGGTGTGGCCACGAATGCATGAGACCAGTAACCCGACCACCAG TGCGACCTggagcctgccccaagccccaagGCCCGGGGCTCTGTTGGGAGAGATGCCGGGGGGACGATTCTTGTCCTCCAGGACAGAAGTGCTGCAGCAATGGGTGTGGCCACGAATGCATGAGACCAGTAACCCGACCACGAG TGCGACCTggagcctgccccaagccccaagGCCCGGGGCTCTGTGTGGAGAGATGCCAGGGGGACGATTCTTGTCCTCCAGGATGGAAGTGCTGCAGCAATGGGTGTGGCCACGTCTGTACAAGAGTAATTTGA